Sequence from the Bicyclus anynana chromosome 2, ilBicAnyn1.1, whole genome shotgun sequence genome:
ACAATATTAATTGTCAAAGAAAGTATTAATAgaagaaaaacattaccctccttctgacgcagtcgggtaaatatTAAAGCACAGGGTATGGCTCAGCTAAAAAGAAACGTTTTCTACACACGATCACGATTTACTGACTAAACAAGcttcttaaatattaaaaacctgATGgaatgagaaaccggagtttgtatcaagcatTAAGAacttccttttctttgggatggcTTTCCTTCGTCAAAACTCCATcattcgccactggtaggtatAGGTTATATTTAGGTTCAATAGAACCTAACGATGTCAGTTTTCCAAGAGTCGGATTATCTGGCGACCATCCTGGTTGCAGCACGAGGTCAACACatcacgtcaaacttataacaccccttgcGTGGGGGTTAAAAACACATCTGGGTCTCCCAAATAGGTATTACAATATTAGACTAAACCTGAGACTTTTCGGATTTGAACCTGCTGCGGAAAGAGTACCCTACTTAAAATTATCCATCTAAAATATTCGAGTACTTCATAAGAATTCCATTTGCATGTCTTGGCTAAATTGCTTTAGATACACTATAcgctcaataaaaaaaatacgacatttaaaagttattaaacacaaatattttcgaAGTTTGTAGAATACCTGACCAGAAATACAAACGCTGGGGGccacaagtattttttaaataataattgctaaTTAAAGAAATTACTTCGTATAATTTCCGCAAAATGAcgaaattttttatttctttggtcAGGCTGAACAAAGCATCAGTAATTCAGTAATGACTAGAAAATATcgagaaaataaaacatttgtcTGTTGTAGACTTTAATAACGAATGACTAGAAAATGTTTATGGTGGTTACATTATCAGTTtagtacaaaaatacaaataaaatggtACAAGATTTTCACTTGCCCTTTTATTTAGTAAGAGAGTTTTATTGAACTCAACTATTACTCATGTTTTGAGCGTGTTCAAGTTGTAGCTATCAGGTGAAGAACCAGGAGAAAAAGAAATCCCATCAGGTTTCCAGAGTTTCACTTGaaatagttgttttttttagcaGAGAATAGCAAAACAAATCAATCTTGCACTAGAAAATATTTAGGCATTTATAAAGGAATTTATGTCGATAAACGGTATTCGTATTTTTAACGACACAAACAGTAGTATACAGTAGTGTTTTAGTATCAATTCGAAAGTAACGAGATTACCACGTATAGACAACTGAAACCTCTCTAGATCTCTCTAGCCTCTCTATTCCTAAAGAGCTGTTTCTAAATGTTGTATAACAcatcaattgaaaaaaaataacactataAAATCCAATCCAAAAAAACTATCCACactaattattatactaagagaTTCTACCAATAGTTTACGCTTCTTTTCACCGAATGCTCGTTCTTAGATCCATGAGTGCACTTGCAGTTATGACTCCATGCTTCTGGTTTCCAAAACCATAGCCATCACCACCGATGGTTATGGTGGAAAAAGATGTGGAATTTCTCCTTTGTTGAACAACTTTTTTACCCCCACTCATGTACCCAGCATCGGATGGACTTTGTCTCGTCACTGGTTGAAAGTAATCACCGTGGCAATTCACCATCCAATCTTGGTGGCCTCTGTTTTCAAATAATTTGGTAGCTTTGAGAGGTTTCCCAATACATTGGTCAGAGCGGTATTCTTTGAGTGGTTTTTCGACTTTCGGTTTAGGTCTCACTTTTTGGTCAGCTGAGACACTTAAAAGTTTCGACTTGGCGTAGGATTTCGAGAGCTCAGACGTTTCTTGGAAACTCTTGCTTTTAATTGTTGTTCCGACAGTCTGAGATTTGCTGGAATaacacaaattttatttaacaagtaAAACTCTTGCTAGTGGTGTTAGAAGCTTTGACTAGACTAGAAAACAATAACGTAATTTTACTTTGCAAAAGGATCTAATAAGTACTCGTAATAAACTCATCCGAAAAACACTACATGGAATGCTACAAAATATGCTTGACTTCTCAACTTTGTAAATATCTGAATGGTTCACATGCCCAAATATGTGGCAGCGTCCAAAAGGCACTCACCTGGaatgtggttttcttaattggctggTGTGATTCTGAAAGCCCTTGGCCATGATGCTGTACAGTTTGTTCCTGTAGTCGTCCACTGACATCTGCTTATCATCTCGCAGTGGTAGGAGGACGTCCGATGGTAAGATTGGTTCGTCTTTTTCACGGTGAAATCTAAAAAGATATTTAATCTATTCACTTCTTAAAAGCATGAAATATTTATGTTCTGTACAACATCTACTATCGCTTTTGCATTTACAATGGCTTTAATAAACAAGAGTGTCTTCTAAAAATGcacaagtatttttatttactttattgctgtattttttatagtttgcaGACATCCTCAACCGCAAAAATCTTTGGTTGCTTTTGTAATACAACTtttttcgcaaaaaaaaaatgttttaactaACACCCTAGTGCATATCTTTTAAAACGTTCAAAACAGAACTTAATAACAaagttttttgatattattcaCAAATTCATACTTGGCAACGTATTCATGATGCAAAGCGCGTTCAGCACTCAGCCGCTTGGCCGGGTTGAACACCAGCAGCTGGTGCACCAAGTCCGCCGCGTCGCGAGGGGCGCAGGAGACCAGCGCGTTGAGGCTCGCTCCCCCGGCGTTGGTGGCGGCCTGCTCTCGGATCAGAGAGGAACCGTAGCCGCTGCAGACTGTTGCGATGTCTGGAAGGCGACGATGtattaacatattttgtttatttttagaaaaaaaaaaatatatgagctCTATCTTTTGATTATGCAAACGCATTTAATGTGCAAGCGGTGCACATCTCCATTGCGAAGGGTTTGGGCACCTTTAGGGCGTTTGCTGATAGCATACAATATAAGTACGCTGAATATAGGTTAGCTGATAGACTTAGTCAGTAGGTATCTGAATCACAGTTCTATGGTGACTATGATTCATGTGCCGAAAAGTCGTAAGTAGGCTTAAGTATCTTACTAACACCTAAGTTACGATATTTACTAACACCACTATAAATCCTTCTTGAGAGtggaaaattattattgtattaaaagaATGAGTTAGACTGGATACGTCAGTCTAAGGGGTAGTCTGTAAACCTGTCCTTTTAAGCCCACACGGTCCAATCTCCATAGTTACCTACAGCACAGTAGAAGCATGGGTTATCAAACTTTccgcttttataaaatgaaggtCAAGCCATCACAGACTTACAAAAGAAtacttaaaagttttaaaagaataCAATTTGAACAAACCTTCGGAGGATGGCCGTGGCAGAGCACCCATGATCCTCTCGATCTGATTGACGGTGGAAGATCCCGGGAACAAAGGCTTGCCCGTCAACATCTCCCCTAAAATGCATCCCAAAGACCACATGTCTATGCCCTTTGTGTAGCTAAGAGAAAACAAAtgcttaaataaaattttgaatctCATTAATTAAAAGTGCTCAGAAGGATTAATGAGCTACATAgagttttaattactttgtcATCTATTTAGGACCTCGTAAGAGGATTTACAAGTCGACCTCGACGAGTGGTCGAATAGCACATTCCAGAGCTATACTCGCATGCTTTTGGTTGATCAAATTCGAAATGCGATTCGCATGGCAAAGCTAAATAGGCGGGGCACTTAATTAAGAATCAAGTCTCAGTCTATGAATACCACTGTAAGAATCTTAGTCCAGAAATTGATGTCAATTGACCAATCTTTTTCCTCTCTCTTGAATAACTCCAGGACCCACAGCCACagggaataaaaatataataacgcataagttgataaaaattaaatattatttcattgccAAAGTCTATCACTAAAGCGCAAGAGCACCAAGATATCTTGAGACAAGAGAAAGACAAATGGCGACCAATAGTaatgcaaccggaaatatcgctttctctttcattgcgttaggACGAATGAGCTGAGACAACTCTGCCGTTATTGGTTGACAATATATCTTTATCTCTTCACAAGATATGTCACACacaagctatagcttggcaagttcaatcatgacactcccatgatatgcgggcgacaggggggaaCGACGGCGcgggccatcgggagtgttacgaatgaatttgccaagctataaggcCTACCGGACATCACGTAAGCGATAAACTTCGATACTTACTTCTTGCTAGCAATGAGTATCTCAGGCGCGCGGTACCACCTCGTGGCGACGTAGTCGGTGAGGCAAGGGTCGGCGCCGTCCTCCCCGCCCGAGTACATTGCGGACACAGAGCGGGCCAAACCGAAGTCTGCTATTTTCACCCTGGGGAAATAGTACAGCGTTATTTTGGGATACAGAGTGGTAAATTACACTTACACTTGAACTCAATTTCCTTTTGagtgttgtttttattaaagtatttcCATTTTCGCATTTAAAATTAGGTCTCggtatttttcttataatttgtaaaactaCGTGTGGAGGTAGCCGTTTACTGACAACGGTCCCGGTGAGCAGCACATCCCTTATCTCTATTGACATTTATGaccctaaagtgtttttcagatagcacgCACAGATGGGTActgtgacagttgccttatgacgttcataatacgtactattaccgtgcatcgcggcaaacttttaagaAAAACACTATAAGGGACAGTTCTTAATGAgctaactataaatataattatgtacccacttataaaatattttcatgaaagaagaagaagaaagaaaagaagaaatactttattgcacacagaaatacaataaaaattaaaaacattcataaaaaaacattaaataaataataaataaatatacttaaacaatacacatcactatctagccccaaaggaagcatacagagtagcttgtgttatgggtgctaagatagttgatattataatattaatatacaattatatactacatataatgtataaatacacacagacactggaaaacacccatgttcatcacacaaatattttacagttgtgggaatcgaacccacggccgtggacgcagaaagcagggtgcccactgcgccacgcggccgtcaaatcattgtcatttggtaatgacggtcttaatgtcatttatgtaaggcgacgtcaattttagttcaggttttagccgcaagacttctttcatgaaaaggactctacagtcTCTCATTCACTCACCTGCAAGCGCTATCAATGAGCACGTTACTCGGCTTCTGGTCTCTATGTAT
This genomic interval carries:
- the LOC112055760 gene encoding mitogen-activated protein kinase 15; this translates as MNHNVANVKRDEKKKDVPKVAKKSPEKNMSEIDEHILKRFDIKKRLGKGAYGIVWKAVDKKSKDVVAIKKIFDAFRNQTDAQRTFREIIFLQSFRNHPNIVKLHSIHRALNNRDIYLGFEYMETDLHNVIKRGNILKDIHKRYIMYQMLKATKYIHSGNVIHRDQKPSNVLIDSACRVKIADFGLARSVSAMYSGGEDGADPCLTDYVATRWYRAPEILIASKNYTKGIDMWSLGCILGEMLTGKPLFPGSSTVNQIERIMGALPRPSSEDIATVCSGYGSSLIREQAATNAGGASLNALVSCAPRDAADLVHQLLVFNPAKRLSAERALHHEYVAKFHREKDEPILPSDVLLPLRDDKQMSVDDYRNKLYSIMAKGFQNHTSQLRKPHSSKSQTVGTTIKSKSFQETSELSKSYAKSKLLSVSADQKVRPKPKVEKPLKEYRSDQCIGKPLKATKLFENRGHQDWMVNCHGDYFQPVTRQSPSDAGYMSGGKKVVQQRRNSTSFSTITIGGDGYGFGNQKHGVITASALMDLRTSIR